In Liquorilactobacillus nagelii DSM 13675, the following proteins share a genomic window:
- a CDS encoding ABC-F family ATP-binding cassette domain-containing protein codes for MQTLRVENLSKTYGEKELFSELNLLINEHDRIGLIGVNGTGKSSLLNVLAGCDQADQGELIKPNDYRIAYLRQQPQLNPTVSIMEAIFSGAAPIFKATQEYEQAAALYGAHPSDKRVEQRYLRAETKMNQLDAWDAESQVKTILTQLQINDLKQKISELSGGQEKRVGLAQVLIQDPDLLILDEPTNQLDFSSISWLEEYLNSFKGALLVVTHDRYFLDRVAKKIIELDHSHLYSYPGNYHDYVRQKADRLENEVEAQHKQNKLYQKELAWMQHGAKARSTKQQARINRFENLKENLATKSTEEQVNLELGQQRLGKKVIELKKAKLVIGSHLIIDQLDLLIQAGQRIGITGKNGAGKSSFLNVLAGKMPLSAGKLIIGPTVKLGYYQQQFEKLPQDLRVIDYLKKVAQQVKDQAGNILSVTQLLEQFLFPRYMHGILIRKLSGGEQRRLYLLKILMQQPNVLLLDEPTNDLDIQTLTILEDYLADFQGTVITVSHDRYFLDKVAQKLLLFEGNAKIGTFDGKLTDYLQQRQKKVEKVNDKGSKLVDEKNLKENKKTAEKTKLTYAEKIEFKQLETKIDQLEKQKTGLSQQMTKISASDYNKLAELQQNLDQLDQEIEQKMTRWEELSLYA; via the coding sequence GTGCAAACATTAAGAGTCGAAAATTTAAGTAAAACTTATGGCGAAAAAGAGCTATTTAGTGAACTCAATTTGTTAATCAATGAACACGATCGGATTGGACTGATTGGGGTTAATGGTACCGGAAAAAGCAGTTTATTAAATGTTTTAGCCGGTTGCGATCAAGCAGATCAGGGAGAATTGATTAAACCTAATGATTATCGGATTGCTTACTTACGGCAGCAGCCACAACTAAATCCAACTGTATCGATTATGGAGGCCATTTTTAGTGGAGCAGCCCCAATTTTTAAAGCAACTCAAGAGTACGAACAGGCAGCAGCATTATATGGTGCCCATCCAAGTGATAAAAGAGTTGAACAGCGTTATTTACGGGCTGAAACTAAAATGAATCAACTTGATGCATGGGACGCTGAAAGTCAAGTTAAAACAATTTTGACACAGTTGCAGATTAATGACTTAAAACAAAAAATTTCAGAATTGTCAGGGGGACAAGAAAAAAGAGTTGGGTTAGCACAAGTCTTAATTCAAGATCCAGACCTACTGATTTTAGATGAACCTACCAACCAATTGGACTTTTCATCAATTAGCTGGCTGGAAGAGTATCTAAATAGTTTTAAGGGAGCATTATTAGTTGTCACCCATGATCGCTATTTTTTAGATCGAGTAGCTAAAAAAATCATTGAGTTAGATCATAGTCATCTTTACAGTTATCCAGGAAACTACCATGATTACGTTCGGCAAAAAGCTGACCGACTTGAAAATGAAGTTGAAGCTCAGCATAAACAAAATAAGCTTTATCAAAAGGAATTAGCTTGGATGCAGCATGGTGCTAAAGCGCGGAGCACGAAACAACAAGCTCGGATTAATCGTTTTGAAAATTTAAAAGAAAATTTAGCTACTAAGTCTACCGAGGAACAGGTCAATTTAGAATTAGGTCAGCAGCGATTAGGTAAAAAGGTTATTGAATTAAAAAAAGCTAAGTTGGTCATTGGCTCACATTTAATTATTGATCAATTGGACTTATTGATTCAGGCTGGTCAGCGAATTGGAATAACTGGAAAAAATGGTGCGGGCAAATCAAGTTTTTTGAATGTCTTAGCAGGTAAAATGCCACTTTCTGCTGGAAAATTGATTATTGGTCCGACAGTTAAGTTAGGCTATTACCAACAGCAGTTTGAAAAATTACCACAAGATCTGCGAGTAATTGATTATCTGAAAAAAGTTGCTCAGCAGGTTAAAGACCAAGCAGGAAATATATTGAGTGTTACACAGTTATTGGAACAATTTTTATTTCCAAGGTATATGCATGGAATTTTAATAAGAAAATTGTCTGGTGGCGAACAACGCCGTTTATACTTACTTAAAATTCTGATGCAACAGCCCAATGTCTTATTGTTAGATGAGCCAACGAATGACTTGGATATTCAAACATTAACTATTTTAGAAGATTACTTAGCCGATTTTCAGGGGACTGTCATTACAGTATCTCATGATCGTTATTTTTTGGATAAAGTTGCGCAAAAACTGTTACTTTTTGAAGGTAATGCGAAAATTGGGACTTTCGATGGCAAATTAACCGATTATTTGCAGCAACGGCAAAAAAAAGTTGAAAAGGTCAACGATAAGGGCTCTAAATTAGTTGATGAAAAAAACTTGAAAGAGAATAAAAAGACTGCTGAAAAGACAAAACTGACTTATGCTGAAAAAATTGAATTTAAACAGTTAGAAACAAAAATTGATCAATTAGAAAAGCAAAAAACGGGTCTAAGCCAGCAAATGACAAAAATTTCTGCTAGCGACTACAATAAATTAGCTGAATTGCAGCAAAATTTAGATCAATTGGATCAAGAAATTGAACAAAAAATGACTCGTTGGGAAGAACTAAGTCTATATGCATAA